One segment of Fervidobacterium gondwanense DSM 13020 DNA contains the following:
- a CDS encoding ribonuclease HI: MLKVYTDGSYKNGFVSYGFLLSSPVLGGEQIVAKVSKATTELQNVEAELKAALYALNYVKQEKLDEKFPVIVLCSDIDIIKKALSGKVNSQNPEVVKYVEELKNIAKSLKCRLCLEKVRGHENHVHNKLDIHLRRKINRYIAERTQAYA; this comes from the coding sequence ATGTTAAAAGTTTACACCGATGGTTCATACAAAAACGGATTCGTTTCCTATGGATTTCTTCTTTCATCCCCGGTCCTTGGCGGAGAACAGATAGTAGCCAAGGTCAGCAAAGCAACAACGGAGTTACAAAACGTAGAGGCTGAACTAAAAGCCGCACTCTACGCCCTGAACTACGTAAAACAGGAAAAACTTGACGAAAAATTCCCAGTGATCGTCCTGTGCTCAGACATAGACATTATTAAGAAGGCACTGAGTGGGAAAGTGAACTCTCAAAACCCAGAAGTTGTGAAATACGTAGAAGAGCTTAAGAATATAGCCAAGTCACTCAAATGCAGACTCTGTTTAGAAAAAGTTAGAGGACATGAAAACCACGTACACAACAAACTCGATATTCATCTCAGAAGAAAAATTAACAGATACATAGCAGAACGCACTCAGGCGTATGCATAA